One stretch of Commensalibacter melissae DNA includes these proteins:
- a CDS encoding TSCPD domain-containing protein encodes MRNLQAAIDPDASLYSVTMPARWEDQTATAILQLCSSYQLGSSSVKTDQITANWLLPLCDHAANAGIKNWTVYDWETILLNQQACPNQRIWQNDNSQKPAFTINLATFASTETGFDAHSYRKVLQIVIDSIRILYKQQFNFINSELPFPDLQISPKQKPVNSENVESYHNIAGTIYLTNLDACLAQLGLEYDSIQGRDVACCLTCFATLLSTAGCGSDYLPLSPDWNALPELTTLAKEIWSLASEEKTLPLPRIETSFSIPGPEDLFLGSEACGLAPIFSPVTEDGHLAISTIARMAKQKLTPESALAATLSGNLILQPPSHQAHCAMHQALIGFTTSMPPRPHPMEYPLASKTILPRGIREPLPPRHKGITQKASIAGRGLFLRTGEYEDGKLGEISITPLKENAMVKGLLDSLGQAVSIGLQYGVPLKEFVSAFAYSRFGIAGTVEGDPGAIYATSFLDYSFRLLSDVYLKQPLPDAPNNLQSDEEKLPMLPLDLPEEEMNQSHSSPRKHSKFKLVS; translated from the coding sequence ATGCGTAATCTGCAAGCCGCGATTGATCCCGACGCATCTCTTTATTCAGTAACCATGCCCGCTCGATGGGAGGATCAAACTGCAACAGCGATCCTACAGTTATGCTCATCCTATCAACTGGGATCCTCCTCTGTTAAAACAGATCAAATCACTGCCAACTGGTTACTGCCTCTTTGTGATCATGCGGCAAATGCAGGGATCAAAAATTGGACAGTTTATGACTGGGAAACAATTCTGCTAAACCAACAGGCCTGTCCCAATCAACGTATTTGGCAAAATGACAACAGTCAAAAACCCGCCTTTACCATAAATTTGGCTACCTTTGCGTCAACTGAAACAGGGTTTGACGCGCATTCTTATCGGAAAGTTCTGCAAATTGTTATCGATAGTATCCGTATTCTCTATAAGCAACAGTTCAATTTCATTAACAGTGAACTCCCCTTTCCAGATTTGCAGATTTCCCCAAAGCAAAAGCCTGTAAATTCTGAAAATGTAGAATCATATCACAATATTGCCGGGACAATTTATCTTACCAATTTAGATGCCTGTCTTGCACAACTCGGTCTGGAATATGACAGTATCCAAGGACGGGATGTGGCTTGTTGCCTTACCTGTTTTGCAACCTTACTCTCAACTGCAGGTTGTGGATCTGATTATCTTCCCTTGTCACCAGACTGGAATGCATTACCAGAATTAACTACCCTTGCTAAAGAAATATGGAGTCTTGCTTCTGAGGAAAAAACTTTACCTCTACCCAGAATAGAAACCAGTTTCTCAATCCCCGGACCTGAAGACCTATTTCTAGGATCAGAAGCATGTGGACTTGCCCCCATATTTTCCCCTGTTACCGAAGACGGACATCTGGCAATAAGTACTATTGCACGAATGGCAAAACAAAAACTAACTCCTGAAAGTGCACTGGCTGCAACCCTATCGGGAAATTTGATACTTCAACCCCCTTCTCATCAGGCGCATTGCGCAATGCATCAGGCATTGATCGGTTTTACAACTTCAATGCCCCCCCGTCCCCATCCAATGGAATATCCCCTCGCTTCAAAAACCATATTACCCCGGGGAATTCGAGAACCTCTTCCACCACGTCACAAAGGAATTACACAAAAAGCGAGCATTGCTGGACGTGGATTGTTTTTGCGTACAGGTGAATACGAGGATGGCAAGCTTGGTGAGATATCAATTACGCCTTTAAAAGAAAATGCCATGGTTAAAGGTTTGTTAGACAGTCTTGGCCAGGCTGTCAGCATTGGTCTGCAATATGGGGTTCCTTTAAAGGAATTCGTTTCCGCATTTGCCTATAGCCGCTTCGGCATTGCCGGAACCGTTGAAGGGGATCCAGGAGCGATTTACGCGACCTCGTTTCTGGATTATAGCTTCCGGCTATTATCAGATGTTTATTTAAAGCAGCCTTTACCTGACGCACCTAATAATTTACAGTCTGATGAGGAAAAACTCCCCATGCTGCCTTTGGATCTACCAGAGGAAGAAATGAATCAATCTCACTCTTCCCCACGGAAACATTCAAAATTCAAACTTGTAAGCTGA